One genomic region from Ptychodera flava strain L36383 chromosome 5, AS_Pfla_20210202, whole genome shotgun sequence encodes:
- the LOC139133357 gene encoding trissin receptor-like — protein sequence MSTSMNEMSNYSNSTNDTGSSDAFSYDYDQAGDLVYNDPVVRNCLIFCYTLVFVPCVLGNILVIYVVAANRSMRTVTNFFLANLAVADLFVGICCILPDLFYWISPTWFLGEVICKVYQFTKGMTTSVSISLLTVISVERYIAITLPMHSRRILTLARMRVAIVIVWFIGVGYNAPNLHLYGTVVYVDNVTVYCQIKDYTAENLRLLTIYGNVSMCLWYFAPLLTMFILYSLIARRLWISSGKGHMALSETPKAQQQLNNKKEQKCTRHQKYRSVPFTGKVIISLPRGKPVRPSRDLSDISGSDVSSVSSEEGHREKLSKDFRQNLPNHVLFEEDVKILDETGQSGTGSHQEHASDVCIKTGGLTRNNNKENVVMFCESSKDAMSADSARNQPTTGKLQPAKSAITLNDRYFLNVPETIHRKSKSTSHINENGAPNASLWLETKSSVGGSENGVGDASSVGRRSRLNDSKLYKRLPVKDDAEGKTLQRESQEPIWVERKPKKQEITEETPNLDINQQRDDNRYAIEYTERKSNYRKHIKFFTKNGNKNKYNNPTISYSRKKKASTCSTSSRDSINLQTGRLRRTKSVNERVLTARKKVIRLLVAVVGSFALCLLPFQVVNVWYQVGEYPFHTMFGQLFMPVVRIIYFSNSALNPILYAFLSDNFRMKMKDALLCRRGRNLAARRNLNRPKWQKVNKFETPSRATTFERSEV from the exons ATGTCAACTTCAATGAACG AAATGTCCAACTATTCAAACAGTACCAACGATACAGGAAGTTCGGATGCCTTCAGCTATGATTACGATCAAGCCGGGGATCTCGTTTATAATGACCCCGTAGTGCGAAATTGTTTAATCTTTTGCTACACTCTTGTGTTTGTGCCTTGTGTCCTTGGAAATATTCTCGTCATATATGTGGTTGCTGCAAACCGCTCCATGAGAACTGTGACCAACTTCTTTTTGGCAAATCTCGCAGTCGCTGATTTGTTTGTGGGCATATGCTGTATTCTTCCGGATCTGTTTTACTGGATTAGCCCGACCTGGTTTCTCGGAGAGGTCATATGCAAAGTGTACCAGTTCACCAAGGGTATGACAACGTCAGTGTCAATAAGCCTTCTGACGGTGATCTCAGTCGAAAGGTACATCGCCATCACCCTGCCCATGCACAGCCGCAGGATTTTGACGTTGGCACGCATGCGCGTCGCGATTGTGATCGTGTGGTTCATTGGCGTAGGATATAACGCGCCAAATTTGCATCTTTATGGAACCGTTGTCTACGTTGACAACGTGACCGTGTATTGTCAAATTAAGGACTATACAGCGGAAAACCTTCGGCTTTTAACAATCTACGGCAATGTGTCGATGTGTCTGTGGTACTTCGCGCCATTGCTGACAATGTTTATTCTGTATTCCCTGATCGCTCGACGGCTATGGATCAGCAGCGGAAAGGGTCACATGGCACTTAGCGAAACACCAAAAGCCCAGCAGCAGCTTAACAACAAAAAAGAACAGAAGTGTACCCGCCACCAAAAATATCGGTCAGTGCCCTTCACCGGGAAAGTTATTATTTCCTTGCCAAGGGGTAAGCCGGTAAGGCCGTCACGTGATCTAAGTGATATTTCCGGAAGTGACGTATCATCAGTGTCATCTGAGGAGGGACACAGGGAGAAATTGTCGAAAGATTTTAGGCAAAATCTACCGAACCATGTTCTATTCGAAGAAGACGTTAAAATTCTTGATGAAACTGGACAGAGTGGAACAGGCTCTCACCAAGAGCATGCCTCAGATGTTTGCATTAAGACAGGCGGTCTTACCAGAAATAACAACAAGGAAAATGTTGTTATGTTTTGTGAGAGCAGCAAAGACGCCATGTCCGCTGACTCTGCCAGAAACCAGCCCACCACTGGAAAGCTGCAACCGGCGAAATCTGCGATCACGCTGAACGACAGGTACTTCTTGAACGTTCCCGAAACGATTCACCGGAAATCGAAATCCACCAGTCATATAAATGAAAACGGCGCCCCCAACGCTTCTTTGTGGTTGGAGACGAAATCGTCAGTCGGTGGGAGCGAAAATGGGGTCGGGGACGCGAGTAGCGTTGGGAGACGGAGTAGACTGAACGACAGCAAGTTGTACAAGCGGCTACCAGTTAAAGATGACGCGGAGGGGAAAACATTGCAACGGGAGTCGCAAGAGCCGATTTGGGTTGAGAGAAAACCAAAGAAACAGGAAATAACCGAGGAAACGCCCAATCTGGATATAAACCAACAACGCGATGATAATAGATACGCCATCGAATATACAGAGAGGAAAAGTAACTATAGAAAGCACATCaagttttttacaaaaaacggtAACAAGAATAAATATAACAATCCAACGATCAGTTATTCTCGGAAAAAGAAAGCCTCGACCTGTTCAACTTCGTCAAGAGATTCAATCAATTTACAAACGGGTAGACTGAGGCGCACAAAGAGCGTAAATGAAAGGGTTTTAACAGCAAGAAAGAAAGTAATTCGACTTTTGGTGGCAGTTGTTGGGTCTTTTGCACTGTGTCTGTTGCCTTTCCAGGTCGTTAACGTTTGGTATCAAGTTGGAGAATACCCTTTCCACACTATGTTCGGTCAACTGTTTATGCCAGTTGTCCGGATCATTTACTtttcgaacagcgccctcaatccAATTTTGTATGCATTCCTGTCCGACAACTTTCGGATGAAGATGAAGGACGCCCTCCTATGTCGACGGGGCAGGAATTTGGCCGCACGGAGAAACCTGAACAGGCCCAAGTGGCAAAAAGTTAATAAATTCGAAACACCGTCCAGGGCAACGACGTTTGAACGTTCTGAAGTTTAG